The Mangrovivirga cuniculi genomic sequence TTTCATTGAAAACAATTATACCTTTAAAAAATCAATCATCCTTATGGATTGAAGGAAGTTTGTGCTTAACCTTTCGGAAATCTGGTGAGAAATAAACGTGAAACCTCAGGCCCATTTTCTGTTTATAGTAACCACCGTTGTGAAGTTCCTGACCAAGAGAATACAAAAAGCCCGTTGCCATGGTTAATCTGGGGCTAATAATATATCCAAAAGAAGTATGCAATCGCAGATCTTCCAATGGACTGTCGATAACCGGCTCACCACTTTGCATGATCAACTCAGCCTCAGGAGCTATATAAAAGGTATTTGAAGCGAGTTTCGGCTTATTAATTGGTATTTTCATCCTGAACATATACCTCCACCGATTACGATAAATATAGTCGCTATCTTCCAGGTATCCTTTAGACCATCTTTGCTCAAATCTAAAGCGGTGATAGATCATAGATCTACCCAATGGCATAGCAAACTGGGCTTGTTCCCAAATACGCCATTCAGGAACAGCAGACTTTTCGCCAGACTCTAGAACATCACTGGTATTAAAATTTATACGCAGGACACCCCCTACTGCCACGTTAAATTTCTTAGAAAACAGGTACCCAAGGGCATGCCGGTTATAAACCTGGGCAATCTGCCCAACCATTGGGGTTCCGCCCTTTTCCTGGAACCTGAAGTGAGTTTGAGCTACCCAGAACAATCGTTTTGATAAACGAATATTCCCATAGGTGTTGATCCAGAATATACTAGTTGGTTCTTTGATCTTGGACTTCTCCGGTAAAACATTGTCCTGAGAAAACGCCGGAAAAGAACAAAACATCAATAAAAGGATCAATATACTGGTATAGGTTTTATTTACTGTTCTCATCCGTCAATCTCATTATTTACTGCCTGAACATTAAGCAACTGAAGAACTTCCTGTGGGTCCTTCTCCTTCTTCAACTTCCTTTCGATGCGGGAAGTATCTTCTTCTTTCAATTCCATTACTCTTAAGTAGGCGTTATTGAGAAGATTATTAATTTCTTTTGTGTTGTCACATGTCAGACCAGACTGTACTTTATTTAGAAAGTGAGGAATAAGCACAGTATTATATGCATTAGTAATTCTTTTCTTTACTTCTTCATCCATTAATGTGGCGGTAAATGGATTAAACACTTCCTCTGTATATTCTTCTTTTATTTCCTGTGCTCTCGCCGGAAGATTACCAATTGTTAATGATAGTTGAGTCAGATCACCAAAACATGTGATCAACTCACGTGCCCTCTTCATTTTCACATTAGGATCCTTAATTGAAGAATAACTTTTTAAATCATTATTAACCTTATTTTTTATACTTAATATGGCCTGCTTTTCAGGACCTTCGAGTATTGCACTCAAAGAATCTGTTGCTTCATTAGCAGCATTCAGTCCCATGATAAGTTCTTCTTCCAGGTTTGCAAGTTTTTGTTCCTGCTGACGCTCTGTGAGTTTATTACTTAACTGATCTTCGATATACTCCAGACTCAAATAAGAATATTCTGCTACCTCGGCAACAAGTTCCAGTCCTTCTTTATTAAAATTAAAATTACCCTCTTGAGGACCTAAAAATGAACCGGTTAGCATTTCATCTTGTCCCTGGTAATTGACTTCAAATTCAGTTCTATAATTGTGTTCTCCTTTAAATTCATTGCGAGGCACAAATTCAAGAATATCGGATTCATTGTAACTAACAACATCCTTAACCAGTGAAAGATATGTTTCATTAATCTCTTTAATTGCTGCCACCAAAAATGCAACATCCTCATCGGAAAGCTGAAGGATTTTCAATTGTGAACTTTCAATTAAAAATTCATTGATTTCATCTGATTTTTCAACGTACTCATTAATATTATCCAGCAATTGATTTTCCCGATCAGTCAGCGGAAAATAAGCTGCTTTGACCTTAAATTCAGGCATAAATGATGATTTGCCCAGGCTGGAAAGAATGTCGTCTATCTTTTTATAATTATCGGCATTTTCAGCCAGAAGATCTCCCATTTGACTATCGTTAAGAATAGTATCGCCTTTATTGATCAACTGCTGTCTCAGTTGCAAAATTTTAATAAAGCGTTCATCGAGATTGATAACCTTAGGGTTATTCATGTTTCGTGGAAAACCTTTAAGCGTACGGGTTTCATTATCCTGCTGAATAATTATCTGTTCCAGTCGGCCATCCTGAAAATACCAGTTTTCAGTAGCTCCTAGAGCATCGGAACTATATAATTCCCACACATCATGCGCCAGTCCATCACGAAGAAACCTTCCTATTAGTGTCAGGTTCTCATTTTCAATATTGAAACTCCTTTGTGGTACTCCATATTCGAAATTTATTGAACTGTTAAACAGGACACGTTCAACTTCTGAACCATTCAATTCTTCAATTTTATGGTTCCATTTACCATTGGGTTTACCGCTATAAAGATTTCCCGTTGCAGTATGAACAACACCATTAATCTTTACATGGTATTCATTCTTATCAAATTCAGCTTTATTATTGGTTGAGAGTTGACCAAAAACAAATTTCCAGAATCCATCAGGATAGTCATTTTGAAATCCCCCTTTAAAAAGAAAATAATCATCTCCACCCTGAAGTAATGAACCGGGATTTATTTGTCTTAATTGAAATGGACCATTTAAGATTGTATCTCCATCTTCAATTATATATTCAAATTCTGCATCGCCTGCATAACCTGAGACACTGAAATTTCCAGAATATTCTGTTTCTCCCTGCCCAGCCATTGTAAAAGGCACAAATGGCAGGACAAAAAGACAAACTTTCAGGAATAATGAAATTTTATCTTGTAAAAAGTACTTTCTAAACATTTAGAGCCGGTTTCATCTTTACGAAAAGCGCAAAATAACATCAATAAAATTAATAAAAAAGCTTATCAATGATTATGCATTGATAAGCTTTATTACTTAATGAAGTAAATGACATTAAAAATTAATCACCTATTTCAATTATCAGAATCATTTTCCATTATAGTAAATTCAACCCTTCTGTTGGTAGCTCTGTTCTCGCTACTATTGTTTTCGACTAATGGTTTGGATTCTCCCCAGCCCAAAAATTCAATTCTGCTTTCCATAATTCCATTTGAGATCAGGTAATCAGCAACAGACTCAGCTCTCCTCTCTGAAAGTTTAATATTGTATTCTTCAGTCCCCACATCATCAGTATGGCCTTCGATCTTAACCTGTAGAGATGAATCGCTTTTCATTAACTCAACCAACTCATCAAGAGTCTCCTTATCTTTTTGCTGGAGCTGTGCCTGGTCTGTAGCGAAATTGAAATTAAAATATACTTTTTCATCTGTTCGGATATGTTCAAAATCTCCGGCAATAGCATCTCCTTCTGTTCCGGCCTTATCATTTTCAGATCCGGGACCTTCTTCACTGGCAACCACTTCTTTTGGATCCAGCTGATCTATCTCCTCATAGTTATCGCGCGGATCAATCGGAGTTTGCTCTGTTGAGTTATCATTTACCACTTTTTTATCATTTCCGGATTTATTTTTCTCCTTACTATTTTTCTTTCTGTCCTTCTTTTTTCTGCGTTTATTTCTTCTCTTCTTATTTATATTACGGGATTTTCTCTTATATCGGTACCTTGATTTAATTTCCTTACCCAACTGAAATCCAAGTTCAATAGCCCCCGGTTAGCTAATCTGTTATTGACAGGTATCTCATAACTTACCCCCGCAGAAACAGGTCCTTTATGCCATTGAAACCCAAGTAATATCCCCTGGTTCGAAAGATATTTGGTATGCAATTTTATTTCCTGATCGGTTAACTGATAATAATATTTATCCAGTTTATAGGTTGTCACCATTCCAACGCTTAAAATCCCCGTTGAAGCAGAATGTGAATAAAGCACCTCCGGATAAACATTGAAATAATAATTTTCATATGCCCTGAAACCAAACTCTCCGACATAAGTTACAGGCAATAAAGCTTTCTCTCCGGAAAAGCTTTCATTCGGACGGTTAAAATCCTGAATCGCAATTCCCCAATGCAGTAGTCTTTCATCATCTCTGTTCCTGGACTCGTACATCAATCCGGACCCAATCGTAAAGTAATTAGCTGTTAATGCACCAAGGTCCTCTCCGGAACTGATACCCGGATCAAAACCTCCCGGTTTATATTGATTTCCGGTGGTGAGATTATCCATATTAAATCCTGACATATGAAACCCTCCTCTGACACCCCAGCTAAGTACTTTTCTTTTACTCCTGTCGAGAAAAAAATTAAAAGCATAATTAACCCCGAAATTCATCTTTTCTAATAGCCCGTCATAACCGGTCTGATCATGGCCAATAGTTACCCCGATTCCAGACCATCGATCACCTCTCCTGCCAAGAATCGGATATTTCGCTGAAACCAAAAGATTATTAAGCTCAATTCCGGGCTGACTTCTTTGAGAACGGTATATAAATGAGGCTGTAGCAAAATTATCGAGTGAAACAGAAGCCGGGTTGACTTGCTGCATTGAATAATTATATTGACTGAACTGATATTGCTGCCCTTTTACTATTAAAGGCACAAATAAAAGCATCAAATAAATGTATATAAATTTCCTCATCATCTTATTAAATGAACTGCGCCTGATTCTTTACCATCATTGAGTAGCAAAGGCTCACCGTTAATGTATGTGCCCGTTACCTTCCAAAAATAAATTCCACTTGGTTGCTCTTTACCTCTCCACTTTCCATTCCATCCGGAACTGCTGAGTAAGGAAGGGTTATCAGATTCGAAAACCAGGCTGCCGGTTCTATTAAAAATTCTAATTTGAATATCTCTTACTCCTTCAAGACCATATACTTTCAACTGATCATTTTCTCCATCTCCGTTTGGTGTAAAAAGCTCAGGGATATGCGCTGTTGTAATAACAAATACCATCACTTCTGCAGTATCAGAACAACCGAGACTATCTAATCCTTCAACTGTATATAAAATCGGATCCTCAGGAGTTGTTCTGGGTGAAGAAATAAAAGGATCATCTAACCAATCAGGTGGTGACCAGGTATATGTTGAGGCCCCTCTTGCAGAAAGTCTGGCACTCCCTCCTCTTTCTACCTTTAATACCGAATCTGCTACAGAAACCTCCGGCTTGCTCAAATGAACTTGTAAAGTATCATAGTATTCACATCCATAAATCGTTTTAACAGACAGAACCACAGTATCCGGACCATTAAAATCATAGCTCACAGGATTACCGTAACCAAGATCTCCATTATTATAAGAATACCATCCTGCAGAATCGATCTCCTCATTATCTAACTCCAGGAAAATTTCTGAGCCCAGACAGGCCCATCTGTCTTCTGCAAATCGTAGCGAGTCGATTTCAAAAGATAAATGATCAAAGTTGTTATCGTATTTTAATTCGGCATAGCCGGTTTGAGGATATTCAGTATTGAAACTATAAACATTTTCATCAGGTCGGGGAAATGTTACGGGAGGACTTGTCTTTCCACTATCATTAAAAACAACAAAAATATCATTCTCCAGCTTCTCTTTCCCTATAACAAAATGGTAATCAGCACTATCAAATCCGTAAACAATTTCCGGCAACCCAAATACTGCCAGTAATTCTGCGTCAGTTTGTTTTGGATCTTTATTATATAAAGCCACTGGAGTTCCCACATTGACGGTATCATACCCATTATTATATACTCTGAGTTCAACCAAAGCACTATCCTGATTGAAACAATTGACATCCATAATCGAAGGGATCCCATCTATTGTCGGGTCATCAACACCCAGGATAAATGTATTTGTTTGATCAACACAATTTCCATTAAAAGCTTTGA encodes the following:
- a CDS encoding DUF2490 domain-containing protein; its protein translation is MRTVNKTYTSILILLLMFCSFPAFSQDNVLPEKSKIKEPTSIFWINTYGNIRLSKRLFWVAQTHFRFQEKGGTPMVGQIAQVYNRHALGYLFSKKFNVAVGGVLRINFNTSDVLESGEKSAVPEWRIWEQAQFAMPLGRSMIYHRFRFEQRWSKGYLEDSDYIYRNRWRYMFRMKIPINKPKLASNTFYIAPEAELIMQSGEPVIDSPLEDLRLHTSFGYIISPRLTMATGFLYSLGQELHNGGYYKQKMGLRFHVYFSPDFRKVKHKLPSIHKDD
- a CDS encoding OmpA family protein gives rise to the protein MGKEIKSRYRYKRKSRNINKKRRNKRRKKKDRKKNSKEKNKSGNDKKVVNDNSTEQTPIDPRDNYEEIDQLDPKEVVASEEGPGSENDKAGTEGDAIAGDFEHIRTDEKVYFNFNFATDQAQLQQKDKETLDELVELMKSDSSLQVKIEGHTDDVGTEEYNIKLSERRAESVADYLISNGIMESRIEFLGWGESKPLVENNSSENRATNRRVEFTIMENDSDN
- a CDS encoding PorP/SprF family type IX secretion system membrane protein — protein: MRKFIYIYLMLLFVPLIVKGQQYQFSQYNYSMQQVNPASVSLDNFATASFIYRSQRSQPGIELNNLLVSAKYPILGRRGDRWSGIGVTIGHDQTGYDGLLEKMNFGVNYAFNFFLDRSKRKVLSWGVRGGFHMSGFNMDNLTTGNQYKPGGFDPGISSGEDLGALTANYFTIGSGLMYESRNRDDERLLHWGIAIQDFNRPNESFSGEKALLPVTYVGEFGFRAYENYYFNVYPEVLYSHSASTGILSVGMVTTYKLDKYYYQLTDQEIKLHTKYLSNQGILLGFQWHKGPVSAGVSYEIPVNNRLANRGLLNLDFSWVRKLNQGTDIRENPVI